GATCAAGATCACAGTGCCACTGGTCCTCAGCTGGGTAACCGCGTTCATCATGTTCCGGTTCGCCGGGGCGCTCAAGCTGTCCCGGCGCGCCCTGCTGGAGGGCATTATTCTGGCTGGGATGGGCACCACCGTACTTCAGATCTTCAGTACCGAACTCCTTGCGGGCGCCGGACGTAATCCCATCCTGGCGCCCTTCGCCATCATCATCGGGTTGCTGATCTGGTTCAACCTGGTCAGCCGTGTGTACCTGATGGCAGCAGGCTGGGCCGCCATTCGGGACGCCGACCTGGGCACCTCGTCCAGCGGCCATGAGAAAGGAACCTGGGGAGCACGGCAGGTCCAGCCGGGGAAAGTACCAATCCAGCCAGGGAAAATGCCGGCGCACGCTGAGGCAGACGCCCCGGCGGCTGCCCCTGCCGCTACTGCCCGGCGTCGAGGTATTGGTCGGCCCAGGCAGCGATAATCCGGGCGGCCCGCGCGGCCTGGCCCTTTCCGGTCAGCAGGTGGTCGCTGCCTTCGAGGGACACGAAGTTCCGCGGATGCCGGGCCGTCTGGAAAATGGTGCTGGCATTCCCGATTCCCACGGTGTTGTCCGTCGGGGAGTGAAGCACCATCAGCGGCCTGTGCAGCTGCTTGATGCAGTCGGTCAGGTCGGCGTTCTCCAGATCCTCGACGAAATGCTTGCGGATCTCCACCCGCTTCCCGCCAAGATCCACCTCGGCACTGCCTTCGCTCAGGATTTTGTCCAGTGCAGCATCGAAGACATGCGCCACGTGCTTGGGTGAGAAGGGCGCTCCGACGGTAGCCACGGCGTCGAGCTCGGGGATCTCCCGCGCGGCCGCCAGCACGGCCGCACCGCCGAACGAGTGCCCTACCAGCAGGGAAATCTGCTTTCCCTCGCTGCGCATGAACTCGGCTGCCTTCACGGT
The window above is part of the Pseudarthrobacter sp. NS4 genome. Proteins encoded here:
- a CDS encoding alpha/beta hydrolase family protein translates to MSRSETVTFAGSTGEMLSGIIDVPEGPVKGWGVFSHGFTLGKDAPSASRMCKALADSGVGMLRFDNLGLGDSAGEWSAGSFSHKVADTVKAAEFMRSEGKQISLLVGHSFGGAAVLAAAREIPELDAVATVGAPFSPKHVAHVFDAALDKILSEGSAEVDLGGKRVEIRKHFVEDLENADLTDCIKQLHRPLMVLHSPTDNTVGIGNASTIFQTARHPRNFVSLEGSDHLLTGKGQAARAARIIAAWADQYLDAGQ